Genomic segment of Nostoc commune NIES-4072:
TAGGTGAGAGACTGAGTATTGAGTTTGTGTAAGCTGTCAATAGTAATACTAAGGGCTGGGGCCTGAGCTAAACCTGTGTAACCCAAGTCTGAATACATCGCCGTCCGCAAGCGTTCGGCAAGATTTTTCAACAAGTTAACCCGATGTCCATTGTTGAGGAACCGCGCGTCGGGGTTTTGGTCACGCCACCAGCGCATAAGTTCAGTTTTACCAGTACCCATGTCGCTCCAGAGTACGACTAGTCCTGATTTTGGGAAATTGAAGGTAGGGGATTTCTTCGATTTGTCTGAATCAACTCCGCCAGAATCTGTAGACTTCTCCTTTCTGAAATGTCCTTTAACCGAAGGTGTAAACAATTGTTCTTGTGCAATATCATAAAGCTCAGGGACGGATGAGCATTTTTCTTCAAGGTCAGGAATGCACAAAGCCTCAGAGAGATACTTGACATTAACAGTGACATCTGGTTTGTATTTGCTAAGTCCCCATTTCTTAGCCCGATATGAGCGCTGGTAATCTTTTAGTGATTTAGCATCATCGATGATTGCGGTAAGTCCTGCGTTAGTATCTTCACCCCTGGCTACCACAAAATCATCAACACCTTTCTCTGGCCCCGGCAACAGCGCAACTTCACATTCACAACCTACTGCCTCAATCGCTTTGGCAGTCCGTACCGTTGCTTGGTAAACTGACCACCTGGTTTTAGAAGAAGTTTCGTAATCAAATAATATAATGAACTTGCGCCCCGCCTGAGCCATTGGTACTAAGTCAGGATGCAACCGTTCATCAAAATCCTGTTTGCCCACGCGCCCGTTCCAAATTCCCGGAAGTGCGATCGCTACAAACCCTAAACTAAGCAAGCAAGCGGCTTTCTTCTCACCCTCGCATAAGATAATCGGAATCTCTGGATGTTGCCGAACCCACTCCCAGAAGGTGATTTGTAAATCTTCCTGTTGAGAGTCGATGTTCTCCTGTTTGTGCTGCTTCACCCATGACCAAAATATTAGGGGATTGAGTATACTTTTTCTGCACAGTCCTAAAAAGGAACTATATTCCGCGATTTGCGTTAGCGTTCCCTGGTATTGTCCTAGTTGCAAGAGCGAATGCAAGAGAGTGCCATTGCCAAAAGCAGAGTTCTTTCGACTTTTAACTTTTAGCTTTTTCCCACGTTTTGCAAAAAGCACTCTTTGAATATCGGAAACGTTATAGCGCCGTGCAATTTTACTCAAAATACAGTTGGGAACATCGAAATAGGTAACGCGGTTGGCTGTCTTGGGTGGCGACTCGTATTTAACTGGTTTACCTGTTTGCCAATCAATACGGGGGAAGTTCGGCTTAATCCTTCCCCACTCCATTGGTTGCCAATTGTTGAAGGGAGCAACGCGAAAAAGTGAGATCGGGGTTTAGTTCTCAATTACACCCCTATATTCTCAACAAAATCTGGTTTTTTAGTTGCGATCGCATCCTGAAACAAGCTATATACGTCCCAGATTTTAGCACCTCACAAAATCGCGTTGCTCCCATTGTTGAATGGGTCAAGTGATTGAATCCACGTCCCACCCAGTAATAGATGCTGATATTGTCTTATATATGCATCCGTGACTCGACCTGCATTTTTGCGAGGGATTTTATTGGAGATAAACAGGTAGTCGTAGATTGTTTCCCCTTCAATGTGGAAGAAGTTGTGCTCAACCAGTGCCGGATGAATGGCGCTACCAGCTAACAACTCATGGTATTGGGCAGCCGTGAGATTGTTTGGATATTCAGTTGGGTGTTCCCTCTGCTCAACTGATACCTTGCAATCTGGTTTAGGCTCTTTGATCTCTTTGTTGCCACCGTTAAGTGCATTTTTATTTGTATTCACATTTTTTCCTAAATTTTTCCATGACAATCTGGGCGACATTGCATCTATGCCGCAGTCATCAGTCATCAGTTATCAGTTGTCAGTTATCACTGTTCACTGTTCACTGTTTTTTCGGGCTTGTGTGATTAAATCTGTCTCTTGTGTAGTAAGTTCAGCCCAGTAGTCAGGTTTTATCACCTCGTATTTCTCAGCCACAGCCCAAAATTCCTGCCATGTAAACTCAATACGTCCAAGTACTTGCCTAATTTCCCTAATAGCCACAGGTAGCATCTGTAATTGCTCCGTCCTTGTTGCGACGGCTGACTGTGTGGGACTAGTACCCAAAATTATTGCCGCAGCTTCCAGCGCTTGGGTATTGTTCATGGCAACGCTTAGGTTTTTCAATGCCATACCCATGAGGCGCAGACATTCAGTCGCATTTTCTTTCGGCGGTTCGGCTGCCAGAGTTCGCAAATCAATTGTCTTCTCCAGTGGTTCCTGAACCTTCTTGTTTAATGCTTTAGCGCTTTGTTTAGTGTAAGTATTCCCCCAGTCTTGTAATTGATGCGGCTCAAAGGCGTTTTCCAAATCCCGAATGCGCTCTTTTAGCTGCTGGTTCTCAGTTTCCAGGTGCCGTAGCGATTCCATCTCGTCTAAACGCTGCTGCAACTGGATATTTTCCTCCTTCTGTTGCCTGTATAGGTTTTGCAGAGATTGGATTTGCTCACTTACTTGGGCTTCGGCTAGAGCCTTAACCTCTGCTTGTAGTCCAATCCTCAATTCCTGTTCCAGTCGCTCTAACTGAAGCTTATGTTGCTCTTTAAGTGCCGCGATCGCTTCGGAGTACTCTGGTGGATAAGTTCGCTCAGTCGAATCGGACACAATTGCGTCATCCAAATCAGTGTTGTTTACCAACAGCCTTTCACCATCAGCGAAAGTCACAATCTGCTGCAAATTATTCGGTGCGTCTGCACAAATCACTCCCGATTCCCCATAACGGGGATGTTCTGGTAATGAAATTGTGATGGCATTTTTCGGAACCATTGGTTCCTGATGGAATTTATTTTTTCCTTTTGGCATTGGAGCAATTGTATTTGCGGCAACTGCGAAATCTGATTCGCTAGGGTTTGGGTTTGATGATAAAGCCAGTTTTATCGCAGCAATAAGTTTTTCTGGTTCTTTGGCTAACCTCAAAAGAGGACGGGCTTGGCGCTCATTTTTAATCTGTGACCCCAACTCCCCTGCTGCAACAATGACTTTTGATGCTCCTAAGAGTTGATTTATACGCCGATAGCCGCCATATACACGCAATTCGCCTTGGCAATATTCTGAGAAATTTTTGTACCCAGCGATTGTGTACATCTGCTCGTCATGCATGAGGCGAATCTGTTCTACTGCTTGCAGCTCAAATCGATCTATGGCAGCGAAGGTGTCTTTGATACTGCTGTTGAGATCATCGTAATGAAGTTCTCCTAAGCTTTCTTCTCTATCTAGTGTCAGCATATTTCTCTCCTGCCATGAAGTTGGGTGCAGGGGGTAGGGTCTTGGGTGTAGGGGATACAGCATTGAATGGGGCTTGAAACCCAGGCCTTTGCAATCGTCCTAAAAAACAGGGCAAGTGACAATCGGGTTGTAGGGGCTATCTCTTCTCCTACACCCCACACCCCACACCCTACACCCTGCCCCAACGGGGCTTGGTCATTATCACTAGGAGAGGTGTTTGAAAAAATTTTTGATGTAGCCTTAACCCGGACACCCTGTTGTATTGGCCTTATGTCATTTTTCACGATATTTTTCCCTGATAACTTGGTTGACAAGCTTTTACTCGGGGGTTGCATCAGTTATCAGTCAACAGTTATCAAAGACTCTGACTGGTAACTGTTATTCGCGCTGCTACATCTTTTAACTACAAAATTCGGAATCTTTCTTAACCAAACTTAACTTTACCTAAAATTTATGAATTTTGACAGCAAAAACATCCCGCAAGGAATGGACTTTCCAAGCGGCAGACCCTATAATGGATCTGGCAGCGCGGTAAAAACTCTCGGACAATTTTAGTAGTCGCACCAGTGGCCAAACTTTAGCGACAACTTCTTTTGTTCCTTCGAGATCAAACCCGCTCTAGATCAATATGAAATTTGCAATACGCAGAAAGCGCGACTCCTTAGTGGCGCTTTCTGCGTTAAGTTGTCGTACTGTTGTATCTTCACCTCCATGCCTCCTTTCAATTAGCTTGATTTTACAGAAGTTCTGGTCGTTTTACTTAGTTGAGGTAAGAGCTTTCACTCAAATGTATTAGCAGAAGATATTTGGTTTAGGTGTAAGATACCTAGACACAAGCTTTTCAAAACAAACCCATTGAGTTAATCAGTGATCAAAAATACCCGCAGGCGGTTTTCCTTGGTTGACGCTGGTCAACTTCTTTCACATTTTTATGCTCAAGAAGCTAGACCGGATAATGTACTAGAGATGCGTTAAATCTCCCTATTAAGATGTAGCATTTAAATCATATAGCCTAGAAAGGTAATTTGAGAACCTAGCTTCAGTTAATAATTGTGAATTTTGTAGACATTTTAAGTACTAGGGAGTAAAATATAACCGTATGTATACCTACTTACGTAAGGAAAAGTCGGCATGAATTCAAGCCAAGTTTTAGACGTAAAAAGAGTATTAGCTGTATTAGAAGAACAAGTGTTTCAATCTACGGGAAGGTATTTAACAGAAGTAGAAAAAGTTCTTATTAAGGGAGTTTGGGATAGTAAAGATTATAAAGAGATGGCAAACGATTCGGGGTATAACGCATACTATTTGCAGCAGAAAGTAGCTCCACCACTATGGAGTATGCTTTCAGAAATTATTGGTGATGGAGTGAAAGTAACAAAAATATCTTTGAAATCTATTTTGCTTAAACTAGCAAAGAACGATTATCTGAAGGAAGAGGTGTCCAGACTGGATAACGATAGTTTCGTTGGGAATATTAGAATTTATGGAGAGCTGCCTAAAATCAAATCTTTTTATGGACGAAAAGATGAAATTAACTATTTTAAGAAACAAATTACTCTATTTAAAGAGCGCTGTATAGTTTTTACTGGAGTTGGAGGAATAGGAAAAACTTTATTAGCCGCTAGATTGGTTGAAGAAATACTTTTTGATTCTTTAAACAGTATATATGAATGTGTAATCTGGAAAACAATTAATCATTCGTTATCAATTGATGAGTTAGTCATTGATTTAAATAAAAATTTTGACATAGACATAGAAGCAAATGAAAATTCTTTTATAGATAGCATATCTTTACTCTCAAAACAGCTTCATCTACATCGTTGTCTGCTAGTAATTGATGGATTTGAAAAGCTATTGTTCGCAGATGATTTTGGAAAAAGATTAAAATATGAAAAATTCCTTTTAAGACTTGCAGAAGGAAAGCATCAAAGCTGCATTATTATAACAAGTCAGTTGCCTTTAAAAGAATTTGCTTCTGTGACTACAAAACTACCTATTCGCTCTTTCAAATTAGAAGGTTTAGATGTAAATACAGGAATGCAAATATTACAAGAAAAAGGTTTAACTGGGCAGGAATGTAAGCAATTGATTGAAAATTATCATGGGAATCCATCAAGTTTAGAAGCGTTGGCTGACAGAATTAATCGCTTTTTTGAAGGGAGTGTTAAAACGTTTTTTAGATATCAAACTACTATGATTGATCATCAACTTGAAACAATGCTACATCAGCAATTTGGACAAGTTGGACTTTTAAGTAATCTTCAAAGGCAAATAATGATTTATTTAGCAGAAGAAATGTCACAAAATTCGACTCCCATTCAATTCTCTAAACTCATTGATAATTTAAAAGAGCGAGTAGATTTAAAGTTGTCAGTTTTTGAACTAATAACAGCAATAGAAGTTTTAGAACAACGCTCGTTAATTGAAATTGCTGGGAAATCAAACAAACGAGAAGCTAGTTATAGTTTACAAGGATCTATTAAGAAGTATATTTTAGTTGATCCATTGGGATTAGTGCATAAAATACCAGATACAATACAAACAAGGAAAGTTACCTTGTGGGCTACTGCATAAATCCTCTTTGCACCCAGCGTCATAATCCTGATATCGCTGAAAATTGTTTAGCATGTGGAAATCCATTGATAATAAACGGGCGTATTCGTTTGCTGCGCCCGTTGCGTTCTTTGGAGCAAAATCCATATACTTACACAGATGTCTTTGAAATTGAGGATATTGGCACAGCAGAACATCCTCAGCCTCAAATAAGAGTAATGAAAGTATTAAGATGGATTGATGATTCTAAGTTAGTTGAGCTACTTAAAAGAGAATCACTCATATTACAAATCCTAGACCATCCTGGGATTCCCAAGTCTAATAAGGAAGATTATTTCACATTTAGACTGAATGATAATCTTCTAGAACTACATTGTCTAGTTATGCATAAGTTTGAAGGAGAGAACTTAACTCAGTGGGTACAATCTTACGGACGAATTAGCCAAGATACGGCTTATGAATGGTTATTGCAGTTGATGGAGATTCTTGATTTAGTTCATCGGTCTGGTTTCTTCCACAGAGATATCAAACCAGAAAACATTGTTCATCAACCCGATGGGAATTTAGCACTTGTTGACTTTGGTGGAGCAAGACAGCTTAGTAGAACCTACTTTGCAAAAGTTAGTACCAGTGGAGGAACTACTACAGGATTCGGTAATGGTTACGAAATAACTGCTGTTAGAACAGCTTGTTACTCTCCCTTAGAGCAAATTCATGGACAAGCTGTACCACAGTCAGACTTTTACGCTTTAGGTAGAACTTTTGTTTACTTAGTCACAGGTATTTCTTTGATTGAAATAAAAATGGACGAGCAGACAGGAAGACTAATTTGGAGAGATAAAGCACTTCACATAGATAAATTTTTGGCTGATTTACTTGATGATATGATGGCTCCTTTTGTAGGGCAACGCCCACAAAGTACTCAAATAATAATACAGCGATTGGAGCGCTTACCTAGTAAATCAAAGCTTAATCGAGTAATTAAATCAAAGGCATTTCAAATTAGTGCGTTTGTATTAGGCTTAATGAGTATTGTCGCTTTGATATATGCATCTTTACCTCTAATAGCAAAATATTATTTAGATTCCGGCAAAAAAGCTTATGCAGAAAATCAACTTGACAAAGCTGATAACGATTTTCAAAAAGCAGTGTATTTGAATAGTAGCTTAAAATATACAGTAGCCGATTATTTTTTTAATCAAGGTAAAGAAGCTTATAAAGAAAATAGAATTGCCGATGCTGAAAAAGACTTTCAAAGAGGAATAAAATATGAACATAATTTAACTAATTCAGTCTCAAACTTTTATTTTGAGAAGGGTTTACAGCATCAAAATGACCCTAAACTTGCTAGAAATAATTACGAATTAGCTATAAAGTATAACCCGAAAGATGATACTGCTTATAATAATTTAGCAATTGCATGTCAGCAGTTACATGACTATAACTGTGTTAACAAAACTTACGAAATAATTTTTAAATTAAAACCTAATAAATGGGAATCACATTACGGACTAGGTGATTTTTATGATAGACAGGGAGAATATGATTTAGCAGAAAAGCAATACGAAATTGCTATCAGAAGTAGCGATAAAGCAATATTTGCTATTGCAGCTTTAGCAAGATTGAAAAATAAAAATGGGGATTATAAGGCGGCAGCTACTTTAGCTTTAAACGGGTTAAAAAAAACTAATAATAAAGAGTTGCAAGCATCGTTGTATAAAGATTTAGGATGGTCAAGGTTAATGGAAAATAAGTTAACTGAAGCCGAAAAATATCTAGAAAAAGCGACAAAATTAGATAGCGAAAGAACAGATGCATATTGTTTGCTATCTCAAATAAAAGAATCATTAGGTCAACTTAATTACGCCAGAGCTTATATAGATGCTTGTATCTTGACTAAATCTAGTCTACCAGAAGTGTTTCGCTGGAGACAAGAACTGCTAGATCGCATACTTGACAAATGATAAGATGCTCAAGCCATTGATGTTTGTAAAACAATGAAAAAGCTGATGTTTTTTGGGGGAATGTGCTGTTTAACTTCTCTAATACTAATTCACCTACCATTGCTAGCAAATGTACCGCTCATAAGAGTAAGAAGAAATCAGGCTCGTTGTGAACCACAGTTAGGAAGGATAGTAAGCAAAGGCGACAAACGATTTGAAGTAGGAAGTTTAATCTGTAAGGGAGATGAATTAGAGGTTTTAAATGGTGGTTTTGTACAATTATTATGTTTTAGTTCTGGAAAATTTTTAAATTTACCTAGTGGGACTATTCCTCTTGATAAATGTGCAGAATCTGAACAAGTCTCATCTCCCTGCAATCCAAGTAACACTGATGGATGTCGCATACAAAAAGGAGGCACAGAAGGGAGCGATGAGCCAACAATCATTTCTCCTTATAGCACATCAACATTGAATTCCCGTCCCAAAATAACTTGGACTGCTGTTAAGGGTGCTACTTCTTACAAAGTCAAAGTAAAAAGTTACGAGTTTGGGTGGGAAAAAGTTGTAAATGAAACTCGGCTTGCTTACCCAAGTGATGAAAAAGAATTTCAACCTGGGACTCCATATACAATATATGTTTTTGCATATATTGATGGTGAAGCTTTTAGCTATGATGAAACCTTTGTGGACGTATTGTCTGTAGCCTCCCAAGAACAAATTGCACAAAAGATTAAACGGATCAAAGGCTTAGGGCTACCTCTAGATGAAACTATTCTTGACGTAGATGTTATCTATACGGCAGAAAATCTTTTAAATGAAACAATCGAGATGTTAAAAACGGCAACAGCAACTAATAGCCAAAATCCGACTCTTTACAGAGTACTGGGCGATCGCTATCTGAAAGCCAAGTTGCCAAAGGAGGCGAAATCCGAATACCTGATGGCAGCTGAGTTAGCGAAAAGCAGTAATAATTCAAAAGAGTTACAAAAAGCTCAATCAGGGCTAAATTTAGTGGAATTTTACAACCAGCTTCCAACCAAGAGGAACCCACCCCAATAATAAGCCTTCTTATATTTAGGATTTGACAGTAAACTCAATTGCGCCCGACGTAGTGCTTCTGCTTTTGGCAAGCCATTGTTCAAACCTTTATAAAATTCTTGCATAAGCAAAGTGGTAGAATCGGCTTCCACACGCCACAAAGTAGCAACAGTACTACGCGCTCCAGCTTGTGCAGCCATTCCCGCAATACCCATTGCTGACTGCTTGTTGCCTTTAGCTGTTTCGCAGGCGCTGAGAACAAGCAACTCAATTGCATCTTGACTATTTTCAGTTTTACCTCTGATTAAGCTGTCAAAGTCTTTAATATTAATTAGTTTGTCATAGGCTACCAGTACTGTTTTGAGTGGATCAGAACTAAATTGACCGTGGGTAGTAATATGTACAATAGGAAAATTATTTTGAGTTAGTTCTTCTTTGAACCTTTTAAGGGTAAACTTCTTGTCTAACAAAGCTACTGAGGATTTAGTTTGTTTTTCTACATTTTCTATTTCTTGTTTAGATGAAAGCAAATTATCCATGTTTTTAGGTGCATTTGGCTCTGTAAAACTGGGACTGAATTTTGATAGTCCAGCTATTAAAGCTATCATCTGGTTTTGATGCAAGGCTCTAGGTTGTCTAATTCTAGAACCTAAAGTTTCTGCAATACTGTAATGCTCTATTAAATAATGTTGCCCATCATATAACAATGCCATTGGTATGCTTTGGAAAGATTTATCTAAAGTGAATACGAGTGTTCCTGATGTGGGTAGATATGTTTTGATTGGTGCAATTAGCTTTTCAAAAATTCCTTGAGAAGAGGTAGTAATGCTATTTTCGCCAACTTCAGAAAGCTTTTCATTTTGTAAAGCTTCTAAAAGATGATCTATCTGGAATCGAACTAGTTTAGATTCAATAGAATGGTGGTGAAGTGAGCCATCTGTTGACTGAACAATTACTTCTATAGTATCCCCTAAATCAATAATGTGAATTACTGTTGGGGCGCTATTGAGGTTCTGAAGCTGATTCAAAGCAACAAGGTCAAGCTTGCCACATTTGAGAAAGTTTTCTAACCGTGCTATCTGTAATTCTTCATTTATCTCTATTATTCTTTTTAAATCAGGATTAGGTAATGTTAAGAGCAATCGCATATAATTCCGATATGTCGGCTCCATTTCTGACTGAAAAGAGAACTGCAAATCTCCGTTAGTTGACAAAAGACTATCACGCACTTCAGCCATGTTTGTGATTGCAGCATTATAGTTCTGAATCGCTAACTCAGTTTTTCCCTGCTTTTGGTAAATTAGTCCTAACTGCTGCTGCCATTGGTAGGCGATATCCGAAGCCCGAATTGATTGAGCGAATCCTAAAGCCTTCTGAAAATATGCTTGTTTTTGTTCTGTTTGAGTTGATAATTTACCCAAAGTACCAAAACTATAGGATAACCATCGGATACTATTAATAGTTTCAGCCATTTTCAATGCTAATTTAGCATATCGAATCGCTACTGATTTCAATTGTTCATCTGGGATCTGGCTGAGGTTATTAGCAAAATTCAACCGAGCATGAATGGATGGCTCAGGTGATAACTCCAAAAAGGCAGAATAATTTTCATCTATTTGATTTACCAATACTCGGATCTGTTGATTAACTTTCTGATGAAGGCTCGCTTGATTTGGTTGCTCACTAAGCCATTTTTCCCAACTTATCAGTAAAGTTAAGTGATTCAACTGAGATTGGAGTTTAGCTGATTTTGAGATATTTGGTATATTTTCTAGTATTTGGTAATACAAGAGTGATTTTTGCGCCTTTTGTGGAATAATATTAGCAATCTGCTCTCGAAAAAGTGGTTCCTCTATCCAAGAATATTTTTCTTGTAATTGCTGATAAATTGATTGTTCGATATTACCCAGAGACAGATAAATCCCACTAATCTTTGATGAGGATACAAGTTTCGCCAGCGTTAATGTTTCTTGTAAAACTGTTTGAGATTCATTTAATTTCCCTAAAATCCGCAATACTTCTCCTAGATTCTGTAATCCAAGCAAGTTAACTGATGTTGGTTTCTGCTTACCGATTACTGCCGTCAGTTGCTCTTGTTGAGCAGGAGATGGTTGCTGCAAAGCCGTGTCGCAAATACCTAGATTTGCATTCAACTTTAAAGCTTCTAAAAGTGTATTGCAAGCTTGTTTGTGTAATCCTAATGCTTGGAAAGCAAGGTTTTGATTAATCAGGCTTTCCGTAATTCCCTCTTGATCGTTTAGTTGGCGATAAATTTTTGTAGATTCCTGCCAAGTTTTTAAAGCTTCATTCGCCTGATCTAGAGCTAATTGTTCGTGACCTGAAGAAGTCAGGGATGCCGCTTGATTTTTAAGAAATTCTTTTTCTTTTTTTACAGTCTGGGCAGGGGAAGATGATTGAATTAAAATTATAGACAGCCCTAGAATGCCTGAGAAAACGTATTTAAAGCAACATTGAGGTGAGATCATTTTTATATCTTTTTACCACTGAGATCCTGAAAAACAAGAACTTGCAGACAGTGAAGCATTATCCCATGCTGGATTTGCTTGGTCTGTCGTCAAAACTAAATTACCTTGAGAATCCCGAATCAAAACGTTGGCTTCTATGATTTGTGTAGCTTGGTTACTTATTAATGATTTTGGATTATGTGAATTATTAAAAGCTGGAACTGGAACAGAGCTACTTTGCTCAACATTGTTATACATCAGGTTGTTAGGCTTAGATTGGATATTGCGAGTACTACTAACTCGAAAACTACTTACTTCTGTGCCTGCTCGTGCCTGACAGACTGGGGTGATTTGAGGAGTTATTGGAATTACTTCTGTTTTTAGTTGAGTAGGGTAAATGTTAGTATCATCA
This window contains:
- a CDS encoding DUF3854 domain-containing protein; this encodes MEWGRIKPNFPRIDWQTGKPVKYESPPKTANRVTYFDVPNCILSKIARRYNVSDIQRVLFAKRGKKLKVKSRKNSAFGNGTLLHSLLQLGQYQGTLTQIAEYSSFLGLCRKSILNPLIFWSWVKQHKQENIDSQQEDLQITFWEWVRQHPEIPIILCEGEKKAACLLSLGFVAIALPGIWNGRVGKQDFDERLHPDLVPMAQAGRKFIILFDYETSSKTRWSVYQATVRTAKAIEAVGCECEVALLPGPEKGVDDFVVARGEDTNAGLTAIIDDAKSLKDYQRSYRAKKWGLSKYKPDVTVNVKYLSEALCIPDLEEKCSSVPELYDIAQEQLFTPSVKGHFRKEKSTDSGGVDSDKSKKSPTFNFPKSGLVVLWSDMGTGKTELMRWWRDQNPDARFLNNGHRVNLLKNLAERLRTAMYSDLGYTGLAQAPALSITIDSLHKLNTQSLTYGCIFIDEACQYLTHLLHSNTCKQHRAAILEVLEYIVYNAPLVVIADAHMDDLTVNFFLAMRPKGEVPYIIKNEWRNGSRTIYWYEGDNESAIVAQISAALMLGEKVMVASDSKRFIKKLDKSFTIKYEESNSEKSHTQKKYRIWSGRSDK
- a CDS encoding NB-ARC domain-containing protein yields the protein MNSSQVLDVKRVLAVLEEQVFQSTGRYLTEVEKVLIKGVWDSKDYKEMANDSGYNAYYLQQKVAPPLWSMLSEIIGDGVKVTKISLKSILLKLAKNDYLKEEVSRLDNDSFVGNIRIYGELPKIKSFYGRKDEINYFKKQITLFKERCIVFTGVGGIGKTLLAARLVEEILFDSLNSIYECVIWKTINHSLSIDELVIDLNKNFDIDIEANENSFIDSISLLSKQLHLHRCLLVIDGFEKLLFADDFGKRLKYEKFLLRLAEGKHQSCIIITSQLPLKEFASVTTKLPIRSFKLEGLDVNTGMQILQEKGLTGQECKQLIENYHGNPSSLEALADRINRFFEGSVKTFFRYQTTMIDHQLETMLHQQFGQVGLLSNLQRQIMIYLAEEMSQNSTPIQFSKLIDNLKERVDLKLSVFELITAIEVLEQRSLIEIAGKSNKREASYSLQGSIKKYILVDPLGLVHKIPDTIQTRKVTLWATA
- a CDS encoding protein kinase domain-containing protein, translating into MGYCINPLCTQRHNPDIAENCLACGNPLIINGRIRLLRPLRSLEQNPYTYTDVFEIEDIGTAEHPQPQIRVMKVLRWIDDSKLVELLKRESLILQILDHPGIPKSNKEDYFTFRLNDNLLELHCLVMHKFEGENLTQWVQSYGRISQDTAYEWLLQLMEILDLVHRSGFFHRDIKPENIVHQPDGNLALVDFGGARQLSRTYFAKVSTSGGTTTGFGNGYEITAVRTACYSPLEQIHGQAVPQSDFYALGRTFVYLVTGISLIEIKMDEQTGRLIWRDKALHIDKFLADLLDDMMAPFVGQRPQSTQIIIQRLERLPSKSKLNRVIKSKAFQISAFVLGLMSIVALIYASLPLIAKYYLDSGKKAYAENQLDKADNDFQKAVYLNSSLKYTVADYFFNQGKEAYKENRIADAEKDFQRGIKYEHNLTNSVSNFYFEKGLQHQNDPKLARNNYELAIKYNPKDDTAYNNLAIACQQLHDYNCVNKTYEIIFKLKPNKWESHYGLGDFYDRQGEYDLAEKQYEIAIRSSDKAIFAIAALARLKNKNGDYKAAATLALNGLKKTNNKELQASLYKDLGWSRLMENKLTEAEKYLEKATKLDSERTDAYCLLSQIKESLGQLNYARAYIDACILTKSSLPEVFRWRQELLDRILDK
- a CDS encoding tetratricopeptide repeat protein; this translates as MFFGGMCCLTSLILIHLPLLANVPLIRVRRNQARCEPQLGRIVSKGDKRFEVGSLICKGDELEVLNGGFVQLLCFSSGKFLNLPSGTIPLDKCAESEQVSSPCNPSNTDGCRIQKGGTEGSDEPTIISPYSTSTLNSRPKITWTAVKGATSYKVKVKSYEFGWEKVVNETRLAYPSDEKEFQPGTPYTIYVFAYIDGEAFSYDETFVDVLSVASQEQIAQKIKRIKGLGLPLDETILDVDVIYTAENLLNETIEMLKTATATNSQNPTLYRVLGDRYLKAKLPKEAKSEYLMAAELAKSSNNSKELQKAQSGLNLVEFYNQLPTKRNPPQ
- a CDS encoding CHAT domain-containing protein, translating into MISPQCCFKYVFSGILGLSIILIQSSSPAQTVKKEKEFLKNQAASLTSSGHEQLALDQANEALKTWQESTKIYRQLNDQEGITESLINQNLAFQALGLHKQACNTLLEALKLNANLGICDTALQQPSPAQQEQLTAVIGKQKPTSVNLLGLQNLGEVLRILGKLNESQTVLQETLTLAKLVSSSKISGIYLSLGNIEQSIYQQLQEKYSWIEEPLFREQIANIIPQKAQKSLLYYQILENIPNISKSAKLQSQLNHLTLLISWEKWLSEQPNQASLHQKVNQQIRVLVNQIDENYSAFLELSPEPSIHARLNFANNLSQIPDEQLKSVAIRYAKLALKMAETINSIRWLSYSFGTLGKLSTQTEQKQAYFQKALGFAQSIRASDIAYQWQQQLGLIYQKQGKTELAIQNYNAAITNMAEVRDSLLSTNGDLQFSFQSEMEPTYRNYMRLLLTLPNPDLKRIIEINEELQIARLENFLKCGKLDLVALNQLQNLNSAPTVIHIIDLGDTIEVIVQSTDGSLHHHSIESKLVRFQIDHLLEALQNEKLSEVGENSITTSSQGIFEKLIAPIKTYLPTSGTLVFTLDKSFQSIPMALLYDGQHYLIEHYSIAETLGSRIRQPRALHQNQMIALIAGLSKFSPSFTEPNAPKNMDNLLSSKQEIENVEKQTKSSVALLDKKFTLKRFKEELTQNNFPIVHITTHGQFSSDPLKTVLVAYDKLINIKDFDSLIRGKTENSQDAIELLVLSACETAKGNKQSAMGIAGMAAQAGARSTVATLWRVEADSTTLLMQEFYKGLNNGLPKAEALRRAQLSLLSNPKYKKAYYWGGFLLVGSWL